The Nitrospira sp. sequence GCTATATGCAACGCCCCATAGCGTCCATCGCGCAACTCCTGTTCCAGCCTTGGCGCCTGGAAGGCATTATTCATAAGTTGGTCGCTCGTGTACAGCTGCTCGATCGAGGCGACCTCCTCCGCGACGTAGGGAAGAGGAGGGAAACCCTGGACGGATTTCGTGAGGCCGACGGCTAGGAAGCGCAGCTTATCGCGGTTCAACGGTCTTGGATCGGTCAACGTAATGCCCGGAGTCAAGGCCAGGGCGAATTTTGTGATCAGGAAGGAAGAGCCGTCATGGAGGGACGCCAGCGGAATTGTGCGTAGTGAACTGTCCGGCACGAATACCAGTGTGGTAATCACTGAATTCAAAAGGTCCGGTTCGATCGGACGCACCAGCCAGTCGTACAACTGTTGTGCATGGGGTAGATACTCCCGGGTGGTCCGCTTTTCCACCACTCGGCGAAAAGCCCGGATCTCCTGGGTCAACCGGTCGGAGGTCACGGGCACCGAGATGCGCTTGAGTCCGGAGGGCAGGCTGACAAGCAGCTCCAGACGGGAGGTGAACATGATAGGGTAAATAACGGCAGTATCCGGAGACAAGTAATCGAACGTCGTCACTCTCGAGCGGACCGCATCGACACAGTCGTCCCGAAAATAGTCCCGAAGCTCGGCCGTCTTGTACGCCTCAATCGCATCTCGAGCTGCAAGCAGATACCCTTCGGCTGCTGTGCGCTCATCAGTGAGCGATGCCCGCTGGAGTAAGAGGTCGGCCAGCTCAAAGAACATCGGCTTTATGGCATCCTGGCCGGCGATAGGATCTTCGGAGGATGTTTGCGCCACCTCCACCCGAATCGGTTGGAGCGTGGATACCGCTTGTCGATAGGAAGCGATGGCGTTATCCAATTCTCCGATAGCGGCCAACTGCCGCCCCAACTGCCATTGCCAGCGGTAGAGGGACTCGGGTGCGTCCACCGATTGCGCCGCGAACAATGCCCGCCTGGTGAGTCGGAGCGCTTCATCCAGGCGAGACTCTGTCTCGTAGAGATGGCCGAGATACCCAAGAGCATACGACAAGGTTCTCTTGTCACCCAGCTGTTCAGTGACTGTGGCCGCTTCCTGGAGCATGCCCGCAACTCTCAATAACAGGGAATCGTGCATCTGGGGCAGCTGTGAGGCAAGGCGTTGGTAGACCAGAGCCATACCGATCAATCCGAGAGCTCTGTTGCGGGATGGTGACACGTCCTTCAACTGATCCAGCGCTGCATCGAGAGCCATACGGCTATTGACCGGTTGATTGAGGCGTAGCAGGACACGCGCGGCATTGGTGCGGCCGGTGGCAGCGAGTAGTTGCAAGTTGGCCTTTTGTGCGAAGCTCACGCATTCATCGAACGCATTCAGCGCTTGCTGGTCTTGCTGCTTCAACACGAACAGGATGCCGAGATCGTTCAGCGAAGCGGCCATGAGCGGCGAAGAGTCGTGTTTTCGTGCTAACGCCGACGCTTGATGGAGATATTCCGATGCTTCGTCCAGTCGCCGCAACGTCAAATAGGTGCGCCCCAGATGGCCGAGGACGGAGGCCTCAACCAGGGGATCGCCGCCCATGTGTGCAAGCGTAAGGGCCAGTTCCAAAGACTGGAGCGCTTGTGCGGATTGCCCCAAGGCCATCGATGCCTGAGCAGACAGAATGAGCGCTTCGACTTGAGCCGGACCGTTCCCCATACCTTTATAGAGATCCGCAGCCTGTTTCCAATGGGACAAGGCCTCACCGAACGCGCCGCGCTCAAAATGCTGGCCGCCTTCCCTCATCAATGAATCACCGGGAGATAATGTTTGATGCGATTCTGATTGCGTGACGGCGAACAGCAGCACCATCACGAAGAATAGAAAGCAGATTCCGCGCAGAACGAAACGGAGGGCAGGTCGAGTACATAGTGATGTCGCGTGGTTCATCATTACAATGCCTGGACCACTACCTGGAGATGAATGCCATAGTCTTGGAGGTTGCCGGATGGATGGGGCACATGATTGAGCGGTACGCCCCAGTAGAGTTCGAATCGAGCCCTGTCTCGGGGCAGGACGTTCCAGCGGACGCCGAGACCGACGCTGGCGAGCGTCTCGGGAGACGGTGTGCTGTCACGCGAGATCCAGGCTCGTCCGACGTCAACGAACTGGGCAAACTGAACCATATCTTCGCCGCTGGCAAACTTGAGGAGGGGAATCCGGCTTTCCACGGAGGCGATGAATCCGTTGTCCCGGACCAGCGTGTTTTCCCGATAGCCGCGCACGCTGAAGCGCCCTCCCATCGGGATCTGTTCGAGCGGAAACAACCGGTTGTTGCTGAGCTGGAGATCAAACCGTCCTAGGATCTGCCAGCCGCCCCATTGGTCGAGACGTTTCACCGCCTGGAGTTGTCCCAACCAGGACACAAACCGGCCGCTGGGCAGCGGATCGCCCTCGGGGGTGAGCCTATCGCGCGAATTGATTGTGGCTCCTAGGACATCGAAGCCCAGGCTGACGCGGGAGCGGAACGCAATCACCGAGGATGAAGTTCGGTGCTGATACTCCTGAATGAACCGAAGGGCGCTCACGGTGCTCACCCCGGTGTCGGATGCCCCGGGAACAAAAATAAACGGTTGCCCAGGTAAGTCGAAGGCCGAGGTAATCTTGTTGGAGAGATGCTCGCCGGTGATTGCCACGGCGAGTTCGTCGGTCAAGCTTCGATAGATCGGTTGCCGGAGCGTTAACCCGAAGATTTCCGACTCCGAGTTCAAGTCCAACGCGCGAAACTGGTCGCTGACGACCACAAACTCGTTTCGGCGATACGACGTGGTGAAGGTGGTATCGTACCGGTTCAGTGGCAAGCTGTAAGAGACGTCGATGATCGGGTGCACCCCACGTGAGCCGCCGACGGTGAGGGTGAGAGGATCTCCGTGGCCTGTCACATTGAGGTGGGCCATGGTGATCAGACCTCGCTCTGCACCCACCGTCGGCGTCTGGAAGTTATTGAACTCCAGCCACGTTTTCCACGGACTGGTCTCTTTGACTTTCACGTTGAGAACACTTTCCCCACGCTGGTCGCCTGGGCGCAGTTCGGCATTGATTCGTTCGATGCGGGGATCACGCTGGAGCAATTGCAATCGCTCTTGGATCGGTTCGAGTTTGAGTGGAGGACGCGCGCCCAGGGCCACACGGTCGTTCAAGTAGCCGCGCCGAAACCAGTTCGTTCCTTCGACGTCGATTCGTGACAGGGCTCCCTCTATGATCTGCACCTGAATGACACCGCCCTTCACATCCTGATCGGGAATGATGGCACCGGAGGTGATGTAGCCATTGTTGACGTACAGGAGCGTCAACGCGAGCCGCAGACGTTCCAAATCTTCGGTCGTCAAGGTTCGGTTCGTATAGGCCTTGGTGATGGCTTCGACTTCTGCGTCCGAGAAGACGGAATTGCCGGTGACCTGGATGGCATTCACAAACACGCGCACCTGGCCGAGTGGTTTCTGCACCTCGCTGTCCGGCAGCGGTGGAGGCACCACCGGGAGGGTGGGGCTTGGTGTCGGTGAAGGCGGTTTGAACTCTTTCTTGAGCGGAGCAGGCGGTTCGCCGGATCGAAGCGTGGGGTCAAAGATCGGAGGAGCGACTTGTGCTGAGAGCGGGGAAACAGTCGCGAGGATAGTCATGGCCAGACCACAGGAGAGAAAGGCTTGGGCGATGATCCGGCGCCGGGCTCCTGGAGCCGAAGCACCGGTGCCAACCGTCATGAGTGGCAGCCTGTGGATCCACTCGCAAACGCTCGAACCAAAAACCCTGGCGGCGTCAGCCGTCGAAGGGACACGATCTCGGTCTCAGTCACACGTGCGATCGCACTCGGACTTGTCGTATGCTCCAGTTCCTCTCCAGTGAAATGATCCATCGACACGGGGCTACTGAGCCACCCGCCTGGCTGGGAGGGGAGGGCATCACGTCCGGCGACAATGAACGTGCTCTGTTCGCCGCCGGCAAGTGCCGCACAACGGTTTTGCAAGAGCGCCTGGATTTCGCTCGGCTTCGACGGGAGCTGCGTGACCGTCTCACTCAAGTTCGAGGTCGACGATTGAATCGATACCTTGCCGCTCTGGCCAAACTGTGACGATGCGTCCACGAGGCTGGTGGGATCCTGTAGGAACCGGGCTGTACTAATCGTGATATCTCCCCCGCGTCCTAGCACCGCCTGTGTGAGGATCGCACTGTTGTCTTGTACGATAACTTCTTTCGGGTCGATGGTGATTCTTCCACTGTCTCCAGAACCCTCGAGCACCGACGTGCTGATTCGGCCATTCGCTAAGTGAATACGATCGATCGCGATAATATCGATATTGCCACCTCTCGCTGATTCTGCTTCAGTCGTAATTCCGCCGTTTCGTACCATGAGTTCCCGTCCGGCATCTACTTTGATATTTCCTGCGCTTCCTGGACCGGTACTGCGGCTGGATATGTGTGCACCGTTCTGAAGCGTGACGGAGTTGGCATTGACGAAAATGCTCCCGCCCAGCCCGGGTCCTTTTGTTTCAGAAAAGATACCGCTTCCCGAGCCGTCAATGACTACCGACGCCGCCGGACTGCCTAAGGCCTGGATCGTAATAGACCCACCCACACCCGAACTGCCAGAGAGTATAGAGCTGTTGAGCTTGCTTCCCTCCGAAAGGGAAACGTTCTGTGCATTAATGTTAATCGGACCGGAATTTCCAGCGCCTTGCCCTATTGTGTTCATTACGGATTGGCCAGAGAGCAAGATCATAGGCGAAGAAATCTCAAGGCTGCCTACATCCGATAGGAAGCTAAAAACTCGAATGTCGCTTCTGTCATTCATTAAGATTGATTCTGTTGCGTGGATATTAATTTTAGGAATCGTGGAGGGCAGCGGCTCAGAGAATGTAGAGCTGTATATTCTGGCTTGATTCGACAGAGTAAGCGTTTTAGTTTCAAGATTGATTACACCAGTTCCGCCAGTCCCTTCGGGGTTCTCGTTTGTAATAGGAAAAGGTGGTTGGCCTAAGATATCTCCTTCCAAGGAAATTGCATCTGATGTGACCACAGAGATGTTCCCTGACCTCCCATTCCCACCGGTTGTACGGATACTTCCATTCGAGATGTTGAGATTTCTAATTGCGAGCGAGATATTGCCAGACGGCTCAGTGCTGCTACCTGGTAATGTCTCAATTCTTCCACCATTCTCAATGTTCACGGTAGCTGAAGGAGCGGTGATATTGATTGATGCACTGGTTCCACCATTCGCTCCCATGGTGGCTGTCTGAATGATGCTTGGGTTGTCAAAGATCCCCATGCCCGCAATAGAGATGAAGTCGGCTCCATGAATAGTGATTGGGCCTGCCTGGCCAGGACCGTCACCAAATCCGCGTAACAAGTAATTCCATCCACCGGTTGAGGCAATACGACCTCCTGATAAGATATTGAGTTTGGTAACATCTATTGTGATAGGCTGACCAGAACCCGCCCCTGTAGTAAAAGTTGCAACCTCACCCGAATTCTCAATGGTCAGCCTCGGGGTTGAGATGGTCAAAGCTCCGTCCCCACCACCCCCCAGAGTTCCTGCGAAAATTCCACTCGGTATAATTCCGATATCTGACCAAACGCCAGAGGTGGAAGTGTCACCATATCCAGAAATACTGATGGCTTCTGTAGCGACGACATTCAAGTTCCCACCACCTACAGATGATGAACTTTCATTGCTCGTGACTATCTGAGAAGCTCCGCTTAGATCAAGAGATCCAGTCACAATACTTATCGCTGTACCATCTGCTCCACTGGTTGTAGTACCGAGAACACGACTCCCTTCTGTCAAGGTGATAGAGTCCCTATTATCGCTGGTTGTGGAGGGAGTCCCAGTTGAGAGAGTCGCTTTCGTGACATTGAGTACAAATTCACCGCTGCGAATAGATATAACACTTGTGGCACTATCACGGTTGTCTATCCATGATTGTGGGGAGAGCGAAATGACGCCATAAGTATGGAACACTTGTCCGTCTCGATTGGGAGCGGCTTGCAAATTCTCATAAATGAACTCTCCAGGCGAGTGAGCACTTCCTAGACGAATGTACCCATTTGGCGCAAGTAGTTTAGCTGTTTGAGACGTGCCGCTCTCGAATGCTCCCTTCTGGATCTCGACATTTCCACCGGCCAATGTAAGCTGAGATCCAGTTGAGACAGCCAGATGGGCACCTTGCACGATGATTCCGCCAGAGTTTGAGGTGAGAAACCCAAAGGCTACCACTGGAGCTGCGCTGAGCAGAGCATCTGACCCTACGTCTGGCACTGCGTTAAATAGAGAGCCATCGGTCGAGCGAAGATAATTGGCTGTGGTGAAATTGACTGAACCCCCGACATTTAATGTTGCCCCGGGGCCAAAGACAATGCCAGCAGGGTTCATAAAAAAGAGGTTTGCGTTTGGATAATAAGAGGCACTATCGATAGAGCCGAATAAATGGGAAGGGTAGCCACCGGTAACCCGCGCAAGAAGATTACTGACGGAGTTATCTGGTACTAAAGTTGTGGTTTGGAATTGGCCAGTCTCCAGAGGACCAACGGAAAATTTCCCAAAACTATGAAACAGATTGCTCCCCACCTGGATGCCGTGCGTAATACTATATACGGTTCCGCCATGAGGTGGAGGAGTTACGGTGGTGTGAAGACCTGACGGCGTAATGTCGGTTGATACCTCCGCTTGGATTTCGGTACTGGCAATCAACAGTAGGAGGCAGATTATTTGAGTTAGGATCAGCACAGATTCTCCCTAGATCTCATTTCACAATCTGCACTCCAATACAGCCTCCATCCAGTAAGGAAATGCCCAGACAGGCCCTACTTCCTTGGCTCAATAGCCCCTGAAGTTCTGACAGTAGAGATGTCGAAGGGGCCGAAACTGTCTCGTCTTTAGGGGGACATCCCATTTGCCCATCCTCTTCATCCGGACAATCATCTGGGTTCATTTGTGCCGAGGCTCTTGCGTAGCCAGTTGTGGCAGGAAACTCTATAGACTGACCACTTGCAATAGAGAACTTAAGTTTTACTATGACTTTCCGGTTTCCTGTCATGACGTTGGTAGTTGATGGAGTTGGTGATACCGTCTTGTCAAATGTAATAGTGGGATATTGAGCTGTGATGGCAGACGAGGCGAAAAGCTGTGTCCCAACCGGATGTTCCAAAGCTGACGAAAGCGTAATCTTATTAGAAGGAGAAGCCCCATTGATTCTTCCATTCATGCGAGTGTTGTAGTAGATGGGGCTGTAATCAACACTAGTTGGGCCAGGAACAAACACGTGTTCGAATGTCAAGACGTAATCTGTGATTGTGGTTTTCGCTACGAGTTTAGTGTTTACTAGTTTAAGAATATCGTTGGTTCCACCATCTATAGCCTCGATCCGTGCCGTCCCTCCACTAGACTGAAAGTCAAGATTTGCATTGCATGTTGCGGGGAGGTTGGCGGTTGGTGCTCCACTTCCAGAACAATAAACCGTAGTGCCAGCTAAATTTGTAACTTTCCAGTTTATGGCACCAGCCTCCGGGGCGTGAAGAAGTGGTGTTAGAAGGCCTGTCACCAAAAAACCTAGTAACGTCAATCTTGCCTTAGGCATGTTCTTCTCCCCTCGTAAGAAAATGATCATGTACCGCGTGTCTCGCCTGGGTCTTAATACTTTGAAAAATTATCTGTTCCTGGAGACAATCGCACAGGACTGTTTTCTAATATATTCCGAGTTGTCTACTTTGGCTGTGTCGTCTGCGCTTCCAGCGGGGGTGCGGGTGTTCTTATAGAAAACATTCGGATTCGAATACAGAGCAGCGCGCTGGCAGTCTCGAATATTATTGGCTTTGCATTCCCTCTTAGTTGCCATCACCGTATAGGTCTTTTCTTCAAGACTTAGATGCCCAAAATTAGAGGAAGTGTTATTGCCATTAGGTACCTGCTCATCAAATCGTGTATGTCGCGTACCAAGGTTATGCCCAATTTCATGCGCAAGAGAGTAATAATTTGCCGCACAGCCTACCTGAACAACTGAAAAACCATCCTTCGCATTTGGAAGTCGACCATCAAATTTCGGCGACGCCCCACAATAGTCACCACTGGAAACCAATAGACTTACGAGATCGGCCTTTACCGCATCGCGTAATGCACTCGCTTTGGTTCCAAAATGAGCTGGGTCTTGAAGTTTACCTAGATCATCCTCTAGTACCCCGCTTTCTTGAAAGTCGTCCCGTGGGACTAACATCGTGTCCGCGATTTGGACTTCTGCGTTAATGTAACTGTGTTTAAAGGCGTCATTCGTTACTCCTATGGCCCTGTTAACTACTCCAGTGATATTTCCAAGTTGGTGATTCTGCAAAAAATCTTTAGTATCTTGGGTGTAGAGGATTAGTACATCAATAATGCATTGTCCCGAGTCTTGCTCCTCATGAACCAGGCCACGACGTTCACGCCGGTCATCGTCGGGAAACCGATCTGAGTCCCACTCGTAGATGCGAGTTAGGCCGCTCTCTAGAGTGACGATTTCATAAATTAGCCCCTCACTCGTGATCGTGGCTGTAATTTGCTGGCTCACTGTATCTACGATGAAAATGGCATCGCCAACTACCTTGCCCTCGAGGGCTACAGGGCCCGACCAACGATAGGTGTTCACAAACGTATCTGTTTTTCCTTTGACACGCGTGTATGTGTTTGGTGAGAATTGTAGCGTGACATCGGGAAACAGCCTCAGGGGGATCGGGTGTAATGGGGTGTTGATGATGCGGGGAGCTAACCTTTTCCAGTCCAGTTTACCCTCACGAAAACGACTTCCTGCTATGACCTTGTTATAGAATTTTTGACCGTTCCCGGGTGGAACATAATTGGTTTGACCTTCGCGAGGCATAGTGTCAATGGCAGAGTTATCACCTGTGCTTTTCTCATCAAATAAGTCTAGTATCGGAGTATCAGGATAACCACTGCCTGTGAGCAACGGGACTAAACTCAGCAGAAAGACGGCGCAAACGCGCACACCATCTTGGTAGCTGGGTAGCTTCATTTAGTCATCTCCTTAGTCCAGCGGACCAATTATCCGAATCTCCCCCATATCCACTCTGAGAGGTGGGGATGGTAGTAGCGCTAAAGTGTAATTACAAGAGGTCTAGAAGGTCCTAATATTTTCGTATTGAGTTTTCCAAAAACTAGCCACTAAGGCCTAATTCTATACGGCATATGCAGTTGAACTAAGCACTACCGATTTCAGCAGATAGGGCGCGATCCCTTTTCTGCGCGGTGTATATTCCTGTTGCGTATTCTGAACAATAACCCTTATGAGGCAGTGGCTTTCCCCTTCATTGCCTCAGACGCTAAAGCTCAGCCAATCATTTCCACTGTATCCTGTATCCCCAGTTACAATGGTCCGTGCATCTAAGCTCAGCCCTCTCGTAAAGTCCGTTCAGCTCTGACTTGATCGAATCGACAGGCAATCTCGAAGTTGTGCTCATCGGGATATGCCTTGGCCATCTCATCACCGATACGATCACGCTCGCTGTGGCACTCCTGGGATGTCGGATATGTCTGGAGCAAGGTCACTGTGTTTATTCCGGGTACTGTGTTCATGAGAACGATCACCAACATCCACATGGTGTCTCCTTTCGGTAGACACGCTGGTTCCGTTCAAGGAACCCTGCCACTTGCCGATCTGCTTTTGGTCTGATCGGCCCTATAGTCTGCTCGCACTAGCAAAGGGCGAGCCATGCATGCGACTTCAAATTCTCGCGTGCACAAAAATTCGCGCGAGGGCTTGACTGTCACGCTGCTGCCGCATTTGTCGATGACAAGATTCCTATTTTGTATTTTATGGAAAGGGAATAGTAGTGAACCCAAACAGATTCAACCTGAATCCAATTTGATTCACCGCACGCTGTCGACTATGACTGGAACGGTGGTGAGGGACTTATGAGATGGTCTGCTTGACCACGTAGCAGGACAATGAATACATGCTTACCTCTGGAGCCGAAAGGCGTCAAAGGTTTTCATTGCCTCGTTAGAGGCGGGGGCTTGAGACGGTGTAAAGCGGCGCGCCAGTCAATGGCACCGTGGAGGTGTTCATTCAACTGTGCAAGGACGGTCCGACCAGGGAGCATTTAGGACCTCAGATACCCACGGTACCGTTGCTCTCTCCCGTCCTTGAGAGTCGAGCTCGTCAACGGCTGGCGAGCTGCAACATTCCGTAGAGCGTTCCGAAGATAGCAACCAGTATGTACACTTCCATAAAAGACATCATGATGAGCACCCCTTTCTTGTGTTTACCAGCGCTATTAGTACACCCCCAAGATGAAACCTCCATGATGAAACCGTGAAGAGTTCTTCATAAATGTCTGTTTTTCCATTGTTTCTTCCTCCAACGTCCATCTCATACCCGTGAAACTTGCGGAAAAACGAGGCGAATGTTGCAGCGGCGACAATACCTTTGCAGAGATTCAGGAAGTGCTCGGGCACAAGTCCTTCAACATGGCGTTACGCTATGCGCATATGAGCAGATGCATCTGCGAACGGCATTGGAGTCGCTCGACGGCCTGACACCGGATGTTGCATTGCTTGACCGAATGGCACATAAAATGGCACAAAATGCTACATCCACCAGTGATTGAGTCCTCTCATGTGCGCCCGTAGCTCAGTTGGATAGAGCATCAGCCTTCTAAGCTGAGGGTCGCTGGTTCGATTCCAGCCGGGCGCACCACTTTTCGCGTACTTACAAACCACCGTTCACTATGGGAACCGTCTGGGAACCGCGTGGCGAGACGGCTATAGCCTTCTCCGTGGATAAAGGGGCCATAGGCTCGCCCACGAACCTTCCGAACAATCAGTGATAAAGATTGAAAAGGTTGGTTGCGGGGAGGCGATTCGGTCACGATTTAACCCCACGGTGACCATCGCCTTGACGGCGTGAATTCCCCCCGCTAAGCATGACGAAATCGACCCGTGCTTTCCCGTTCTATTTCCGCTTTCCCCCGCATATACCCCTACGCTATCCCTGCGGTTTCTCGCGCCTATTTCTTCCAGATTGGATACGATAGTTCTGCCACAGTTTAGCCACGACACGAGCACTATGGTATGGTGTAGCCACTGGTTTGGTCGTGCTATTTCAAAGGTCAGAAGATGGTTGGATATATCACGTTTTTCGTGTTGCTTCTAATTGCCGCTGGAGTAAATGCGGCCGAACGTATGAATGGTCTTGTGGAGGTTCCCGCCCTCCATGCAAACCTTAATGCAGGTGGCCCCGACACGCCGAGGGGGCCGGTAGTGTTGTTCACGGAGCCGTCTCTCCAGGCGCCAGTGGCGGTTGTGGTTCGAGACCGGAAGCATCTTGAGTCTAGGGAGCACGGCTATGGGCAGGTTTCAGCAGTGGTCTACGATATCAAGTATCATCTCGATGTACCGTGGTACAAGTTGCGATATTCTGATGGGAAGAACGAGATGTTCGCATGG is a genomic window containing:
- a CDS encoding ShlB/FhaC/HecB family hemolysin secretion/activation protein, with product MTVGTGASAPGARRRIIAQAFLSCGLAMTILATVSPLSAQVAPPIFDPTLRSGEPPAPLKKEFKPPSPTPSPTLPVVPPPLPDSEVQKPLGQVRVFVNAIQVTGNSVFSDAEVEAITKAYTNRTLTTEDLERLRLALTLLYVNNGYITSGAIIPDQDVKGGVIQVQIIEGALSRIDVEGTNWFRRGYLNDRVALGARPPLKLEPIQERLQLLQRDPRIERINAELRPGDQRGESVLNVKVKETSPWKTWLEFNNFQTPTVGAERGLITMAHLNVTGHGDPLTLTVGGSRGVHPIIDVSYSLPLNRYDTTFTTSYRRNEFVVVSDQFRALDLNSESEIFGLTLRQPIYRSLTDELAVAITGEHLSNKITSAFDLPGQPFIFVPGASDTGVSTVSALRFIQEYQHRTSSSVIAFRSRVSLGFDVLGATINSRDRLTPEGDPLPSGRFVSWLGQLQAVKRLDQWGGWQILGRFDLQLSNNRLFPLEQIPMGGRFSVRGYRENTLVRDNGFIASVESRIPLLKFASGEDMVQFAQFVDVGRAWISRDSTPSPETLASVGLGVRWNVLPRDRARFELYWGVPLNHVPHPSGNLQDYGIHLQVVVQAL
- a CDS encoding filamentous hemagglutinin N-terminal domain-containing protein: MLILTQIICLLLLIASTEIQAEVSTDITPSGLHTTVTPPPHGGTVYSITHGIQVGSNLFHSFGKFSVGPLETGQFQTTTLVPDNSVSNLLARVTGGYPSHLFGSIDSASYYPNANLFFMNPAGIVFGPGATLNVGGSVNFTTANYLRSTDGSLFNAVPDVGSDALLSAAPVVAFGFLTSNSGGIIVQGAHLAVSTGSQLTLAGGNVEIQKGAFESGTSQTAKLLAPNGYIRLGSAHSPGEFIYENLQAAPNRDGQVFHTYGVISLSPQSWIDNRDSATSVISIRSGEFVLNVTKATLSTGTPSTTSDNRDSITLTEGSRVLGTTTSGADGTAISIVTGSLDLSGASQIVTSNESSSSVGGGNLNVVATEAISISGYGDTSTSGVWSDIGIIPSGIFAGTLGGGGDGALTISTPRLTIENSGEVATFTTGAGSGQPITIDVTKLNILSGGRIASTGGWNYLLRGFGDGPGQAGPITIHGADFISIAGMGIFDNPSIIQTATMGANGGTSASINITAPSATVNIENGGRIETLPGSSTEPSGNISLAIRNLNISNGSIRTTGGNGRSGNISVVTSDAISLEGDILGQPPFPITNENPEGTGGTGVINLETKTLTLSNQARIYSSTFSEPLPSTIPKINIHATESILMNDRSDIRVFSFLSDVGSLEISSPMILLSGQSVMNTIGQGAGNSGPININAQNVSLSEGSKLNSSILSGSSGVGGSITIQALGSPAASVVIDGSGSGIFSETKGPGLGGSIFVNANSVTLQNGAHISSRSTGPGSAGNIKVDAGRELMVRNGGITTEAESARGGNIDIIAIDRIHLANGRISTSVLEGSGDSGRITIDPKEVIVQDNSAILTQAVLGRGGDITISTARFLQDPTSLVDASSQFGQSGKVSIQSSTSNLSETVTQLPSKPSEIQALLQNRCAALAGGEQSTFIVAGRDALPSQPGGWLSSPVSMDHFTGEELEHTTSPSAIARVTETEIVSLRRLTPPGFLVRAFASGSTGCHS
- a CDS encoding CHAT domain-containing protein; translated protein: MREGGQHFERGAFGEALSHWKQAADLYKGMGNGPAQVEALILSAQASMALGQSAQALQSLELALTLAHMGGDPLVEASVLGHLGRTYLTLRRLDEASEYLHQASALARKHDSSPLMAASLNDLGILFVLKQQDQQALNAFDECVSFAQKANLQLLAATGRTNAARVLLRLNQPVNSRMALDAALDQLKDVSPSRNRALGLIGMALVYQRLASQLPQMHDSLLLRVAGMLQEAATVTEQLGDKRTLSYALGYLGHLYETESRLDEALRLTRRALFAAQSVDAPESLYRWQWQLGRQLAAIGELDNAIASYRQAVSTLQPIRVEVAQTSSEDPIAGQDAIKPMFFELADLLLQRASLTDERTAAEGYLLAARDAIEAYKTAELRDYFRDDCVDAVRSRVTTFDYLSPDTAVIYPIMFTSRLELLVSLPSGLKRISVPVTSDRLTQEIRAFRRVVEKRTTREYLPHAQQLYDWLVRPIEPDLLNSVITTLVFVPDSSLRTIPLASLHDGSSFLITKFALALTPGITLTDPRPLNRDKLRFLAVGLTKSVQGFPPLPYVAEEVASIEQLYTSDQLMNNAFQAPRLEQELRDGRYGALHIATHGMFSTDVNDSFLLTFDGKLTMQTLDQLVGLFRFRQEPLELLTLSACQTGVGDDRAALGLAGVALKAGARSALATLWFINDEASATLISEFYRQLRNPSLSKAVALQRAQMKLLGDRVYEHPAYWSPFLLLNNWL